The Chloroflexota bacterium genomic interval ATCCAGGCGATGGGCTCGGGGCTTCTGTTCGCTGGCCCGGTGAACTGGAAGGAAACGTTGCTCACCATAGGGTTGTCCCCGGGGTTGACGCCGGGGAAGGGGCTACCCCCATTCCCATCGAACGGGTAGGAGGTGAAAGTCCAGATGATGGCTTCACCACCCGCGTGGGGAATTATGCCCCGGCTACTGTAGTAGCCGTCAAGGTTGCTGGCGACGGCTTCGTCATAGTTAAAGCCGGGCGGCAGCCATACCCCGAAGGTGGATATCCGCAGGTCTTCGCCAGCTTCCGGGTAGTACTGTATCTTCGCGTTGAAGGTGGAGGGAGCGGGGATGCCCCCGGTCAAGATTACTTTCGGAGGCTTGGCTGGGGTTGGGGGGTTCGCTGGGATTCCCAGGATAATACGCTCTGCGTTCGCTGCGCTTGGTGGCGTCAGTCCCCGGGGTATCCAGGAGTTCTGGAGGGTAACGTTGACCTCAATTCCGTTCACCAGTTCAGGCAGCTGGTAACCCCAGCCAGTGGTGTAATCATAGGGGCTATAGCCGGGGAAATCCTGCTCCTTGTCGTACCTTATCTGCCAGACGCCGTCTTCTACGCCAGCGTCAGCAGCAGCCAGTTCCTCTGTATTCTGCCGGTATATCACACCGGTCTTAGCCCCGGTGGCCATGAATCCCAGCATCGGACTGACCAGCAGACTGGCCACCATGAGCAGGGCCAGGACCATCATGAAAACGTACCCTTTCTCATCTCTTATGCCCTGTTTTGCCGAAGCTTTGGGCAATATGCGCATCTCAGCACACCCCTATCATTGCGCCGCCCTGGGCATAATCTCCCCTACCCTGCTCTCAAGGGCTGGCCTGGAGCCAGCAACGGAGGCGGTTATCTTGAAGGTAAACACGCCATCGATAAACTGAAGATTGGTTTCTGCCGAATCAGAGTCAATGTGTCGCGCAACCACATTTGTGACTGGCCCGCCGCCTGTAGAATAGGCCCGCTCGAGTTCATCGCCTACGAGCGTGTATGTGACCTGCTCCACCACACCATCCCAATTCACCCAGGTGAGGTTGACGGGGAAACCAGAGTCCGGGCCCAGGTCTAAGACCTGAGCCTGCTGGACATCGCGCCTCAACCAGTGGATGGCGTTCTCCACCTGTTTAATAGCCGTCATGTGAGTCGTGCTCTGGACATGGCTGGTGAACACCTGGTAGATGCCCGTGGATATGGCACCGGTGATTGAGCTGGCAATAGCCATGGCTACAAGCGCCTCCACCAGTGTGAAGCCCCTCTGGTTATTGGTCCCTGGTCTGCCCCACCTCATCTATTCACCTTGTAGCCCTCCAGGGCTAGCACTTGCTCGCCGCCGTGACTGATGGTGACGGTTACTTTCTGGATGTTGCCGTCTCTTGAGGTTATCGGCCCGGAGCTGATAGTGGCCGAGTAACCGGGGTATTCGCCAGGAATTGGAGCCGCAGGATAGGAGCCAGAGGACTCGTAAGCCAGGCTCTTAGCGTATTCCATCTGGCTCTCAGCCAGGTTCTTGGCGGTCTCTAACTCGTCCGTCCGGGGCAAGACAATCAAACCAGTACTCAGGGCGGCGAGAAAGCCGACCCCAACCATGCCGAGGATTCCCAAGCCCACCACCACCTCCACCAGAGAGAACCCCTTTTCATTTTTCATCGCCGCTGTCTTTTACCTTTCCTTAAGCCCGGCTTCATTCTATATGGCAGGTGCCGGCTGGGATATGCCCCATTAGTCTTTCGCTGGGTGGGAATTAGGTCCCCCTTACCAGACATCTTGCTTCCATCTCCCAGGCCATCATCTTCCTTCAATCCCCTGGACCATAATCTAGCAGGCCAGGGTAAACAGGAAAGTAAAGAGCGCCGTCTTGCAGGTAGAGGAGGGCTAAGCTTTCATAAAGGAGGGTGAAGAAACGGTCAAGACACCAGACCTGCGAGATAGGATATTCAGAGCGAGGAGGAGGCCTTGACAGGCTGGAAGGTTATGCCCATCAACGGGGAGACCTCCCCGAACCTGGAAGGGGACAGGCTACCCGTCCCCGACTCGGCCCTGAAGACCCAGGATGACCTGCCCCCCCAAAAACCAGTCCAGTTGTGATGTTGGACTGGAGATTAAGAAGACCCCTTGTGCGCTATTCTGCTGGGTTATCCTTTTCCGTGAAAAGGCGGCGGTTCCTTGGTTCGTTCCTTCAAAGGTGACGGTAGAGCCTGGAGAAGCATATCCGCACAAAAGAGGTCCACAATGACAGGAGTCCCCCATAGGGCGGCTATCTCTTCTCCATAATAGTACGCAAGTTCCCCCTGAATGAGAGGAGTCATATCTATCAATGAGAATGAGGCGAAGTTGTAAGCCTCTTCCACGGTTACGTCCGGCACGCCGGGCAGATGGTCATAGGCATCAGCCTCTGGGACCAGGCCAGACAGCGCCGCAAGGAGGAAAAAGGTAAACAGCCCGTGGTCAATTACCATGTCACCGAATTGCCCGACCTCAACAGCAATGCCGGTGCTGGTCGTAGCCCCAGCGACAATCCTGCCCTTCCGGGCCAGCTCAGTCATGCCACCGGCCAGGCACATATCGAATACGAATACAATCCTGTCGGTGCGAAAGCTGCTGAATTCCTTTGCTAGCTCCTCATCCCAGAGGAAGTCCATTTTTTTGCCATCACCCTGGTCGCTCACAATTCCCTGATGAATAACACCCACGCCTTTATGTTCCCGGTCTTTCTCTTTCCATCCGCGAGCATACTGTCGGGCACCATGTCCGCTGTAGAAGAACACAACCTCATCACCAGGTTTCGCCAAACGTCCTATTTGCTTGATGGCATTCAGGATGTTATGACGGCTGGCGGCATCACCTATTAGTGGAATGACGGTATCAAAACCATAGGCCGCAAGCAATCCTGCCATCGCTTGAGCGTCGGCTTCGGCATATTCGAGTTCGACATCAAATGGAGGAATCAGGGGAATCTGCCCATCAGCCGCTACACTCCCCTGGTAGTTGCTACCGATAGCGATGGCGTAACCCTTTTTGCCTACTGAAAGCGCCCCCAATTTGCCGGTTATGGTGGCAAACTGCTGCCCGCCGGACCGTCTAGGTAATCCTCCTTCATGCTGCCCATCATTGAAAGCTGCTTTCTTCACTATCTCCATATCTCTGGCATCCGGCTGAGCGGCAGAAGCCGCGGTTGGCAATATCAAGGTGACCACCAGAGACAGCACCAAGCACAAGGCCCCTACTTTCCCTACACCACGTCTGCTTCTTTGCAACGTCATTCCAAGCATTCTTACCTCCCTTGAATGGGTTAACTGAAAGTACCGGGCAGTTAACCCGCATTCGTGCGCGCATCCTAACAGGCGAGGTAACTGAGACACGGTAAAGTTAGTTTAAGATTTGGTGTAGAGTTGTTAAGATTCGGTTTAGTTTGCCATCAATCGTCAGGGGGGACTGTTGCCGAAGTGGGGTTCGGTGCTAGGTGTTGGGGTGGGGGTTACTGCGGGGACCAGGCCGGGTATATGTCCATGGCGGGGTTGTTGGTCAGGCGGGTCTGCCTGCCGCCATCGGCGTTCATCACATAGATTTCCCTGTTCCCATTCCGGTCGGAGACGAAGGTAATCGTGGTGCCATCGGGGGACCAAGCCGGGTACAGGTCCGAGGCGGGGTTCCTGGTCAGGCGGGTCTGGCCGTTGCCATCGGCGTTCATCACATAGATTTCCCTGTTCCCATCCCGGTCGGAGACGAAGGTAATCGTGGTGCCATCGGGGGACCAGGCCGGGTACAGGTCCGAGGCTGGGTTGTTGGTCAGGCGGGTCTGCTCACTGCCGTCGGCATTCATCACATAGATTTCATAGCTCCCATCCCGGTTGGAAACGGAGGCAATCCTGGTGCCATCGGGGGACCAGGCGGGGTACAAGTCCAAGGCGGGGTTGTTGGTCAGGCGCGTCTGCCCACTGCCATCGGCGTTCATCACATAGATTTCATTGTTCCTATCCCGGTCGGAGACGAAGGCAATCCCGGTGCCATCAGGGGACCAGGCCGGGTACAGGTCCGAGGCGGAGTTGTTGGTCAGGCGGGTCTGCTCACTGCCGTCAGCCTTCATCAGGTAGATTTCATTGTTTCCATCCCGGTCGGAGAC includes:
- a CDS encoding caspase family protein, which gives rise to MTLQRSRRGVGKVGALCLVLSLVVTLILPTAASAAQPDARDMEIVKKAAFNDGQHEGGLPRRSGGQQFATITGKLGALSVGKKGYAIAIGSNYQGSVAADGQIPLIPPFDVELEYAEADAQAMAGLLAAYGFDTVIPLIGDAASRHNILNAIKQIGRLAKPGDEVVFFYSGHGARQYARGWKEKDREHKGVGVIHQGIVSDQGDGKKMDFLWDEELAKEFSSFRTDRIVFVFDMCLAGGMTELARKGRIVAGATTSTGIAVEVGQFGDMVIDHGLFTFFLLAALSGLVPEADAYDHLPGVPDVTVEEAYNFASFSLIDMTPLIQGELAYYYGEEIAALWGTPVIVDLFCADMLLQALPSPLKERTKEPPPFHGKG
- a CDS encoding prepilin-type N-terminal cleavage/methylation domain-containing protein encodes the protein MRWGRPGTNNQRGFTLVEALVAMAIASSITGAISTGIYQVFTSHVQSTTHMTAIKQVENAIHWLRRDVQQAQVLDLGPDSGFPVNLTWVNWDGVVEQVTYTLVGDELERAYSTGGGPVTNVVARHIDSDSAETNLQFIDGVFTFKITASVAGSRPALESRVGEIMPRAAQ
- a CDS encoding DUF5050 domain-containing protein is translated as MSSNKSITATFVGGYIAFTSDRDGNNEIYVMKADGSEQTRLTNNGAQDHFPAWFPDGTRFAFVSDRDGNNEIYLMKADGSEQTRLTNNSASDLYPAWSPDGTGIAFVSDRDRNNEIYVMNADGSGQTRLTNNPALDLYPAWSPDGTRIASVSNRDGSYEIYVMNADGSEQTRLTNNPASDLYPAWSPDGTTITFVSDRDGNREIYVMNADGNGQTRLTRNPASDLYPAWSPDGTTITFVSDRNGNREIYVMNADGGRQTRLTNNPAMDIYPAWSPQ
- a CDS encoding type II secretion system GspH family protein, giving the protein MKNEKGFSLVEVVVGLGILGMVGVGFLAALSTGLIVLPRTDELETAKNLAESQMEYAKSLAYESSGSYPAAPIPGEYPGYSATISSGPITSRDGNIQKVTVTISHGGEQVLALEGYKVNR